One segment of Micromonospora parathelypteridis DNA contains the following:
- a CDS encoding dihydrolipoyl dehydrogenase family protein — protein MTDRPEEFDLLVVGGGKAGKTLSMDVARSGQRVAMVERGMIGGSCINVACIPTKALVTSARAARHLRGASTLGLAVEGGRVDVDLLRAHKQDVVEGMVAANRQQFLDSGLHLVLGQARFVGPRTVRVSLADGGERLLRGADVVINTGTRPHLPAVPGMAEAGVLTSETLLHLDRLPARLVVLGGGTVGVEFAQMFASFGSTVTLIEGGPRLLTREDPDVSDAVMRVFLDDGIDVRVGVAVARIDRDVAGTVRVTLDDGSLVTGDDVLVAVGREPVTDGLGLDAAGVRLSERGFVVVDEHLRTSAERTWAAGDVAGSPQFTHVALDDYRIIRVNLAGGQRSTADRLIPYTVFTTPELARVGLTETEARRAGHDIQVAHLPVAAIPRARTLRQTEGMWKAVVDAGTDRILGAALLGAEAGEVITSVQLAMLAGMPWTALRDAVITHPTMTEGLNLLFASLRSRPVR, from the coding sequence GTGACCGACCGACCGGAGGAGTTCGACCTGCTCGTCGTGGGCGGCGGCAAGGCCGGAAAGACGTTGAGCATGGACGTCGCCCGGTCCGGACAACGGGTCGCGATGGTCGAACGCGGCATGATCGGCGGCAGCTGCATCAACGTCGCGTGTATCCCGACGAAGGCACTGGTGACCAGCGCGCGGGCGGCACGTCACCTGCGTGGCGCGTCCACGCTCGGCCTGGCGGTCGAGGGCGGCCGGGTCGACGTGGACCTGTTGCGCGCGCACAAGCAGGACGTCGTCGAGGGGATGGTGGCCGCCAACCGGCAACAGTTCCTCGACTCGGGACTGCACCTGGTGCTCGGTCAGGCCCGGTTCGTCGGCCCGCGGACCGTACGGGTGTCGCTCGCCGACGGTGGCGAGCGGTTGTTGCGCGGCGCCGACGTGGTAATCAACACGGGTACCCGCCCACACCTGCCGGCGGTGCCCGGGATGGCCGAGGCCGGGGTGCTGACCAGCGAGACGCTGCTGCACCTGGACCGGCTGCCGGCCCGACTGGTGGTGCTCGGCGGCGGCACCGTCGGGGTCGAGTTCGCGCAGATGTTCGCGTCGTTCGGCAGCACGGTGACGCTGATCGAGGGTGGCCCCCGGCTGCTCACCCGCGAGGATCCCGACGTGAGCGACGCCGTGATGCGCGTCTTCCTCGACGACGGCATCGACGTACGCGTCGGCGTCGCGGTCGCCCGCATCGACCGTGACGTCGCCGGCACCGTCCGGGTGACGTTGGACGACGGCAGCCTGGTGACCGGAGATGACGTGCTGGTGGCGGTCGGTCGGGAACCGGTGACCGACGGGCTCGGCCTCGACGCGGCCGGCGTACGGCTCAGCGAGCGTGGCTTCGTGGTGGTCGACGAGCACCTGCGCACCAGCGCCGAGCGCACCTGGGCGGCCGGGGACGTCGCCGGCAGTCCCCAGTTCACCCACGTCGCGCTGGACGACTACCGGATCATCCGGGTGAACCTCGCGGGGGGCCAGCGCAGCACCGCCGACCGACTGATCCCGTACACCGTCTTCACCACCCCGGAGCTGGCCCGCGTCGGGCTCACCGAGACCGAGGCGCGCCGCGCCGGGCACGACATCCAGGTGGCTCACCTGCCGGTTGCCGCGATCCCCCGGGCGCGCACCCTGCGCCAGACCGAGGGCATGTGGAAGGCGGTCGTCGACGCCGGCACCGACCGGATCCTCGGCGCGGCGCTGCTCGGCGCCGAAGCCGGTGAGGTGATCACCTCGGTGCAACTGGCCATGCTCGCCGGAATGCCGTGGACCGCCCTGCGCGACGCGGTCATCACCCACCCGACCATGACCGAGGGTCTCAACCTGCTCTTCGCCTCACTGCGGTCCCGCCCGGTCCGCTGA
- a CDS encoding nucleotidyltransferase domain-containing protein, whose protein sequence is MDSDLQRYLDDLVAAARDVLGADLVGAYAAGSVGLGAYQAGRSDVDVALVSAGPLTDAVKRALVARLRHEALPCPARGLELVVYQRAVAASGTPEPAFEVELNTGSRMPFRCTLDPADRPAADGRFWYGLDRSILHQSGLPLLGPPAGEAFADLAPADLRRLLTEALSWWLALPTPPDDQPAPGAEDAVLGACRSLVRHRDGVWLAKVAAGQRLIDVGDPAEVIRRAVAARHGGPPPTGAQARAFQQRVRDEIAG, encoded by the coding sequence GTGGACTCCGATCTTCAGCGCTACCTCGATGACCTGGTCGCCGCCGCCCGGGACGTACTCGGGGCCGACCTTGTCGGCGCGTACGCGGCCGGCTCGGTGGGGCTCGGCGCGTACCAGGCCGGTCGCAGCGACGTGGACGTCGCGTTGGTCAGCGCCGGGCCACTCACCGACGCCGTCAAGCGGGCGCTGGTGGCGCGGCTACGACACGAGGCCCTGCCCTGCCCGGCGCGCGGGCTGGAGTTGGTCGTGTACCAGCGTGCGGTGGCCGCCTCCGGAACGCCGGAGCCCGCCTTCGAGGTCGAGCTGAACACCGGGTCCCGAATGCCGTTCCGGTGCACCCTCGACCCCGCCGACCGACCGGCCGCCGACGGCCGCTTCTGGTACGGGCTCGATCGCAGCATCCTGCACCAGAGCGGGTTGCCGCTGCTCGGCCCGCCAGCGGGGGAGGCCTTCGCCGACCTCGCCCCGGCCGACCTGCGTCGCCTGCTCACCGAGGCGCTCTCCTGGTGGCTGGCCCTGCCGACCCCGCCGGACGACCAGCCCGCGCCCGGTGCGGAGGACGCGGTGCTCGGCGCGTGCAGATCGCTGGTGCGGCACCGCGACGGCGTGTGGCTGGCCAAGGTCGCGGCCGGTCAGCGGCTGATCGACGTCGGTGACCCGGCCGAGGTGATCCGTCGTGCGGTCGCCGCGCGGCACGGGGGACCGCCGCCCACCGGGGCGCAGGCGCGCGCCTTCCAGCAACGGGTACGCGACGAGATCGCCGGCTAG
- a CDS encoding copper resistance CopC family protein, translated as MQSRLVTVSNTLSRAAAALVATLAVSLLLPAAPASAHGQLATSTPLTGTVVREPLTQVALYFTEKPASNAHFTLTGPAGSRVDSGWSHGEPKRLDKPVQEYFMVNGVFEPRLYHTGFPAMVTVAHWPAKGRYTANYLSVASDGEAVRGTVTFDYQGPSTAAPAGWTAPTAGPEPALLAQAEGRASASPGATGGLPDVTGAPATGPADATKKQGGGFPAWLVPALIVVVVTAIVLVAARRRPAARTTSTPSRRPTGPARKAGAPTRKVATPAPRKSGNRADGPARRGRR; from the coding sequence ATGCAATCGAGGCTCGTCACTGTCAGTAACACCCTGAGCCGTGCCGCGGCGGCGCTGGTCGCGACACTGGCGGTGTCGCTGTTACTGCCCGCCGCTCCGGCGTCCGCGCACGGCCAGTTGGCGACCTCCACCCCGTTGACCGGCACCGTTGTCCGCGAGCCACTGACGCAGGTGGCGTTGTACTTCACCGAGAAGCCGGCCTCCAACGCCCATTTCACCCTCACCGGGCCGGCCGGGTCGCGAGTGGACAGTGGCTGGTCGCACGGCGAGCCGAAGCGCCTGGACAAGCCGGTCCAGGAGTACTTCATGGTCAACGGCGTCTTCGAGCCGCGGCTGTACCACACCGGCTTCCCGGCCATGGTGACCGTCGCGCACTGGCCGGCGAAGGGCCGCTACACCGCCAACTACCTCTCCGTCGCCTCCGACGGTGAGGCGGTGCGGGGCACCGTCACCTTCGACTATCAGGGGCCGAGCACCGCGGCACCGGCCGGCTGGACGGCGCCCACGGCCGGACCGGAGCCGGCACTGCTCGCCCAGGCCGAGGGCAGGGCATCGGCGAGCCCCGGCGCCACGGGCGGCCTGCCGGACGTCACCGGCGCTCCGGCGACCGGGCCGGCCGATGCCACAAAGAAGCAGGGCGGCGGGTTTCCGGCCTGGCTGGTGCCGGCCCTGATCGTCGTCGTCGTCACCGCGATCGTGTTGGTGGCGGCCCGCCGCCGACCCGCCGCGCGCACGACCTCCACGCCGAGTCGACGGCCCACCGGCCCCGCGCGCAAGGCCGGTGCACCGACCCGCAAGGTCGCCACCCCGGCTCCCCGCAAGTCTGGCAACCGGGCCGATGGTCCAGCGCGGCGCGGACGACGGTAG
- a CDS encoding ricin-type beta-trefoil lectin domain protein, which translates to MGTRLLRRLRNPVLGALALVLTAGLWAAPATAAPEQEPGVTLRVFDVQVPLSEICTLKPAQTPNVDKLMSTINWTSAADFGFEDNFVSQVLGNITTTQAGSYTFRLSSDDGSKLSIDNAVVINHDGLHGATPPKEGTVTLTAGLHPLRIDHFERAGGQQITLEWRTPGSSSFVVVPNSALSTDAGVVRVTAPGRKECEGITDSPGDGLPLTAVHPGYTLTNLRPSGFQPKVTGMDWLADGRLVICTWGGSDQSGSSQDGEVWILGNTGGSTSPGNVTTKKIAGGLKEPMGLKVVDGVVYVTEKQRLTRLVNTGGDEVAERLETVATWPYGGNFHEFAFGLLYQDGFFYLNLSVSINSGGATTNPQPAVNRGTTLKVNKDTGAVSYVAGGLRTPHGIGWGPENGIFVTDNQGGWLPSSKLLHVKQGRFFNHYTNPAGPFDTNAVTPPVLWMPQNEIANSPSTPLYLTSGRYAGQFVIGDVTYGGLQRAFVEKVNGEYQGALFRLTQGLEAGVSEVNVGPDGAIYVGGLGAGGNWGQTGKLSYGLQKLTPNSTTAFEMLAMRATTAGFEVEYTQPVSTETAADLAAHYKIKQWRYEATSNYGGPKIDEETLTVTSATLSADGKKVTLAVAGRKAGRVVHLRSPRPFTSTSGQSLWSTEAWYTLNAIPGVTPPPTGGTNLALNKPAVADSSCSTTETPAKAVNGSVTGGNGDKWCSKGTTKFLQVDLGASHPVNRVVVKHAGAGGEDTAWNTRDFTVASSADGTTWTTRATVTGNTASTTTHGVSAPGTRYVRLAITAPTSTSDTAARIYELEVYASASGTPGTITGVAGKCLDIDNAGTADGTKVQLWTCNSTTAQSWSRVGETYRALGKCLDVDNAGTADGTKVQLWTCNGTGSQVWQPQSDGSIRNPQSGKVLQAAGGGTADGTQIQIGTNSGAAHQKWVVNAT; encoded by the coding sequence ATGGGCACACGCCTGCTACGCCGACTCCGCAATCCCGTCCTGGGTGCGCTGGCACTGGTCCTCACCGCCGGCCTCTGGGCCGCCCCGGCCACCGCCGCCCCCGAGCAGGAACCGGGCGTCACGCTGCGCGTCTTCGACGTGCAGGTGCCGCTCTCCGAGATCTGCACACTCAAGCCCGCGCAGACCCCGAACGTGGACAAGCTGATGTCCACGATCAACTGGACCTCGGCGGCCGACTTCGGCTTCGAGGACAACTTCGTCTCGCAGGTGCTCGGCAACATCACCACCACGCAGGCCGGCAGTTACACGTTCCGGCTCAGCAGCGACGACGGCTCCAAGTTGTCGATCGACAACGCCGTGGTGATCAACCACGACGGGCTGCACGGGGCCACCCCGCCCAAGGAGGGCACGGTCACCCTCACCGCCGGGCTGCACCCGCTGCGCATCGACCACTTCGAGCGTGCGGGTGGTCAACAGATCACCCTGGAGTGGAGGACGCCCGGCTCGTCGTCCTTCGTTGTCGTACCGAACTCGGCGCTGAGCACCGACGCCGGCGTGGTCCGTGTGACCGCGCCCGGCCGCAAGGAGTGCGAAGGGATCACCGACTCCCCCGGCGACGGCCTCCCACTGACCGCTGTACACCCCGGCTACACGCTGACCAACCTGCGGCCCAGCGGCTTCCAGCCGAAGGTCACGGGCATGGACTGGCTGGCCGACGGCCGGCTGGTCATCTGCACCTGGGGTGGCAGCGACCAGTCCGGCTCCTCTCAGGACGGTGAGGTCTGGATCCTCGGCAACACCGGCGGATCGACCAGTCCGGGCAACGTGACCACCAAGAAGATCGCCGGAGGGCTCAAGGAGCCGATGGGGCTGAAGGTCGTCGACGGGGTGGTCTACGTCACGGAGAAGCAGCGGCTGACCCGACTGGTGAACACCGGCGGCGACGAAGTGGCCGAGCGCCTGGAGACCGTCGCCACCTGGCCGTACGGCGGCAACTTCCACGAGTTCGCGTTCGGCCTGCTCTACCAGGACGGGTTCTTCTACCTGAACCTGTCGGTGTCGATCAACTCTGGCGGCGCGACCACCAACCCGCAGCCCGCGGTCAACCGGGGTACGACCCTCAAGGTCAACAAGGACACCGGCGCGGTGAGCTACGTCGCCGGCGGCCTGCGTACCCCGCACGGCATCGGCTGGGGCCCGGAGAACGGCATCTTCGTCACCGACAACCAGGGCGGCTGGCTGCCCTCGTCGAAGCTGTTGCACGTCAAGCAGGGCCGGTTCTTCAACCACTACACCAACCCGGCCGGCCCGTTCGACACCAACGCGGTCACCCCGCCGGTGCTCTGGATGCCACAGAACGAGATCGCCAACTCGCCCAGCACGCCGCTCTACCTGACCAGCGGCCGTTACGCCGGCCAGTTCGTCATCGGCGACGTGACGTACGGCGGGCTGCAGCGGGCCTTTGTGGAGAAGGTCAACGGCGAGTACCAGGGCGCTCTGTTCCGGCTCACCCAGGGCCTGGAGGCGGGCGTCTCGGAGGTCAACGTCGGCCCGGACGGCGCGATCTACGTCGGCGGGCTCGGTGCGGGCGGCAACTGGGGTCAGACCGGCAAGCTGTCGTACGGCCTGCAGAAGCTCACGCCGAACAGCACCACCGCGTTCGAGATGCTCGCCATGCGGGCCACCACGGCCGGCTTCGAGGTGGAGTACACCCAGCCCGTCTCGACGGAGACCGCCGCCGACCTGGCGGCGCACTACAAGATCAAGCAATGGCGGTACGAGGCGACCTCGAACTACGGCGGCCCGAAGATCGACGAGGAGACGCTGACCGTCACCTCGGCGACCCTCTCCGCGGACGGCAAGAAGGTCACCCTCGCGGTGGCCGGGCGCAAGGCCGGGCGGGTGGTCCACCTGCGCTCGCCTCGCCCGTTCACCTCGACGAGCGGCCAGTCACTGTGGAGCACCGAGGCGTGGTACACGCTCAACGCCATCCCGGGCGTCACCCCGCCACCGACCGGCGGGACCAACCTGGCACTCAACAAGCCAGCCGTCGCGGACAGCTCCTGCTCGACGACCGAGACCCCGGCCAAGGCCGTCAACGGCAGCGTGACCGGCGGCAACGGCGACAAGTGGTGCTCGAAGGGCACCACGAAGTTCCTCCAGGTGGACCTGGGAGCCAGCCACCCGGTGAACCGGGTCGTGGTCAAGCACGCCGGCGCGGGCGGTGAGGACACCGCCTGGAACACCCGGGACTTCACCGTCGCGTCCAGCGCCGACGGCACGACCTGGACCACCCGCGCCACGGTGACCGGCAACACCGCGAGCACCACCACACACGGCGTCTCCGCACCGGGAACCCGCTACGTCCGGCTGGCGATCACCGCACCGACCAGCACCAGCGACACCGCCGCGCGCATCTACGAGCTGGAGGTGTACGCGAGCGCCAGCGGCACCCCGGGCACCATCACCGGAGTCGCCGGCAAGTGCCTGGACATCGACAACGCGGGCACCGCCGACGGCACGAAGGTGCAGTTGTGGACCTGCAACAGCACCACCGCGCAGTCGTGGAGCCGGGTTGGGGAGACCTACCGCGCCCTGGGCAAGTGCCTGGACGTGGACAACGCGGGCACCGCCGACGGCACGAAGGTGCAGCTGTGGACCTGCAACGGGACCGGTTCCCAGGTGTGGCAGCCGCAGTCCGACGGCTCGATCCGCAACCCGCAGTCGGGCAAGGTCCTGCAGGCCGCTGGCGGTGGCACCGCCGACGGCACGCAGATCCAGATCGGCACCAACTCCGGTGCCGCCCACCAGAAGTGGGTGGTCAACGCCACCTGA
- a CDS encoding DUF2267 domain-containing protein — MAELAFIDKVAARAGISPEQARPLTEAVLRTLTERLSGGEAGALAPHLADELSPLLVKAAEPPEAFGYDEFLRRVADRAGIDRPAAERGARAVLQTMHRVVGHREFEEALAQLPTDLRALAQPLPHGP; from the coding sequence ATGGCCGAGCTGGCATTCATCGACAAGGTTGCGGCGCGGGCGGGCATTTCGCCGGAGCAGGCGCGTCCACTGACCGAGGCGGTTCTGCGGACCCTCACCGAGCGGCTCAGCGGCGGTGAGGCGGGCGCGCTCGCCCCCCACCTGGCCGACGAGCTGAGCCCGCTGTTGGTCAAGGCCGCGGAGCCGCCGGAAGCGTTCGGCTACGACGAGTTCCTGCGCCGGGTGGCCGACCGCGCCGGGATCGACCGGCCCGCCGCCGAGCGGGGCGCGCGGGCCGTCCTGCAGACGATGCACCGGGTGGTCGGGCACCGGGAGTTCGAGGAGGCCCTGGCCCAACTCCCGACGGATCTGCGGGCGCTGGCGCAGCCGCTGCCCCACGGTCCCTGA